From Desulfurobacterium pacificum, a single genomic window includes:
- a CDS encoding protoglobin domain-containing protein: MGLSLNYRDLEKLFYYFEIRDKDIKNMQFLGNILLPYEEEFADAFYDNLMKFEDIKEYIPEAKLQKLKKTIREWYRKLFSGKYDSEYLLYLLRIAKVHVEEGIPPHYIIVAMNFVGRFCTRRVAKFFSDKAQIFFEQIKKEQERECDPTKTEILEGFVLEEVFERMEDLNRSLRKLLALNEDVLVSYYVDSELRTFLEAGRLERFIINFSKKFAVFMDIAILVGLMFLAVFVIALFGMDISHFFHGDLAHGLIAALGDLLILWTVLELLNSEIKFMLGGELAVSAFVSVALAATIREALVVSLEHNKPIEFKLGIGALIFILGIVFGIVKWFEIKRQRKG; the protein is encoded by the coding sequence ATGGGTTTATCCTTAAACTACAGGGATTTGGAGAAGCTCTTTTACTATTTTGAGATTAGAGATAAGGACATCAAAAATATGCAGTTTTTGGGAAATATCCTGCTTCCGTATGAGGAAGAGTTTGCAGATGCGTTCTACGACAATTTAATGAAGTTTGAAGATATAAAAGAGTATATTCCTGAAGCCAAGCTCCAAAAGTTAAAAAAAACTATTAGAGAGTGGTACAGAAAGCTATTTTCCGGTAAGTATGATTCTGAATATCTCTTGTACCTGTTAAGAATTGCCAAAGTGCACGTTGAAGAGGGCATTCCTCCTCACTATATCATTGTTGCGATGAACTTCGTTGGTAGATTTTGCACGAGGAGGGTTGCCAAGTTTTTCTCTGATAAGGCGCAGATTTTCTTTGAACAGATAAAAAAGGAACAGGAAAGGGAGTGTGACCCTACAAAAACGGAAATTCTTGAGGGGTTTGTTCTTGAAGAAGTTTTTGAGAGAATGGAAGACTTAAACCGTTCTCTCAGGAAGTTGTTGGCTTTAAATGAAGACGTTTTGGTTTCTTACTATGTGGATTCAGAACTCAGAACCTTCCTTGAAGCAGGGAGACTAGAAAGGTTCATAATTAATTTCAGTAAGAAGTTTGCAGTATTTATGGATATAGCGATTCTTGTTGGGCTTATGTTCCTTGCCGTTTTCGTTATCGCGTTGTTTGGTATGGATATATCTCACTTCTTCCACGGAGACCTTGCCCACGGGCTTATTGCTGCGCTCGGTGATTTGCTGATTCTGTGGACTGTTCTTGAGCTGCTAAACAGCGAAATTAAGTTTATGTTGGGTGGTGAATTAGCTGTTAGTGCCTTCGTGAGCGTTGCTCTTGCTGCTACGATAAGGGAAGCGCTTGTTGTTTCGCTTGAACATAATAAGCCTATAGAGTTTAAGCTGGGTATAGGCGCTTTGATTTTCATACTGGGTATCGTATTTGGAATTGTGAAATGGTTTGAGATAAAGAGACAGAGAAAGGGGTAA
- the dapA gene encoding 4-hydroxy-tetrahydrodipicolinate synthase yields MFEGIYVAIPTPFKNGKVDEEALKNHIEFLIENGVSGIVPCGTTGESATLSYEEHERVIALTIEQCRGRVKVIAGTGSNSTAEAIRLTKFAEEVKADGALLITPYYNKPNQEGLYLHFKAVAEAVSIPIVLYNVPGRTGVNMLPETVARLSDIDNIVAIKEATGSTNVATEIVRLCGEKIEILSGDDLTFYPLLSVGAKGVISVTANVLPAKMVEMYESFVSGDISKAMKLHLELYPVSKAMFIDTNPIPVKTALYFMGRMEKEFRLPLCPMFPEKEEKLRETLKEAGVL; encoded by the coding sequence ATGTTTGAGGGTATATACGTTGCGATTCCTACCCCGTTTAAAAACGGTAAGGTTGATGAAGAAGCGTTAAAAAATCACATAGAGTTTTTAATTGAAAACGGCGTTAGCGGAATTGTTCCTTGCGGAACTACGGGAGAAAGTGCAACTCTTTCTTACGAAGAGCATGAGAGGGTAATAGCCCTTACGATTGAACAGTGTAGAGGTAGAGTAAAAGTAATAGCTGGAACAGGTTCAAACTCTACAGCGGAGGCTATCAGACTTACCAAGTTTGCAGAAGAAGTAAAAGCTGACGGAGCGCTTCTCATAACGCCATACTACAACAAACCTAACCAGGAAGGTTTATATCTTCACTTTAAGGCAGTTGCGGAAGCTGTGAGTATTCCGATAGTTCTTTACAACGTTCCCGGTAGAACTGGCGTTAATATGCTCCCTGAGACAGTTGCAAGGTTATCGGATATAGACAACATAGTTGCGATTAAAGAGGCTACAGGAAGCACAAACGTAGCTACTGAAATAGTTAGATTGTGTGGAGAAAAGATAGAAATTTTATCGGGTGATGACTTAACGTTTTACCCTTTACTTTCTGTCGGAGCTAAAGGCGTTATTTCTGTTACTGCTAACGTTCTGCCGGCTAAGATGGTTGAAATGTATGAGAGCTTTGTAAGTGGGGATATTTCAAAGGCTATGAAGCTGCACCTTGAACTCTACCCTGTTTCCAAAGCCATGTTTATAGATACGAATCCTATTCCTGTTAAAACAGCCCTTTACTTTATGGGAAGAATGGAAAAAGAGTTTAGATTACCTCTGTGTCCTATGTTTCCTGAGAAGGAGGAAAAACTTAGAGAAACCTTAAAAGAAGCAGGAGTTCTGTAA
- the thrC gene encoding threonine synthase, translating to MKRWRGIIEEFREYLPVSDSTPVITLLEGNTPLIEANNLAEAIKPGIKLYLKFEGLNPTGSFKDRGMTMAVSKAVEEGAKAVICASTGNTSASAAAYAAKAGLKAVVLIPEGKIALGKLSQAVMYGAEVVQIKGNFDQALEIVREVGAEYPITIVNSINPYRLQGQKTAAFEICEQLGRAPDYHFIPVGNAGNITAYWMGYKEYFAAGKVDSKPKMCGWQAAGAAPIVLGHPVKNPETIATAIRIGNPASWEGAVNAAKESGGFIDMVTDEEILEAYRLVARTEGIFCEPASAASIAGVIKSVREKGMFEKGDVIVCTLTGHGLKDPDTAISMGVKPVTLPADKKEIIKHLGF from the coding sequence ATGAAAAGGTGGAGAGGAATAATAGAGGAATTTAGAGAATACCTTCCCGTTTCAGATTCAACTCCCGTAATCACCCTTTTGGAAGGTAATACCCCACTTATAGAAGCAAACAACTTGGCAGAAGCTATAAAACCGGGGATAAAGCTTTACCTAAAATTTGAAGGACTCAACCCTACCGGCTCTTTCAAAGACCGCGGTATGACTATGGCTGTCTCAAAAGCGGTAGAGGAAGGGGCAAAAGCTGTTATCTGCGCATCAACCGGTAACACCTCTGCATCAGCTGCAGCTTACGCAGCAAAAGCAGGATTGAAAGCGGTAGTTTTAATACCTGAAGGAAAAATCGCCTTAGGTAAGCTATCCCAAGCAGTAATGTATGGAGCAGAAGTAGTTCAGATAAAAGGTAACTTTGACCAGGCACTTGAAATAGTGAGAGAGGTAGGAGCAGAATACCCAATCACTATCGTCAACTCAATAAACCCTTACAGACTTCAGGGACAGAAAACAGCAGCATTTGAAATATGTGAGCAGTTAGGCAGAGCTCCCGATTACCACTTTATCCCTGTAGGAAACGCCGGAAATATTACAGCTTACTGGATGGGATACAAGGAATACTTCGCTGCCGGAAAGGTAGATTCAAAGCCTAAAATGTGCGGATGGCAGGCAGCAGGTGCTGCACCAATAGTCTTAGGGCATCCTGTTAAAAATCCGGAAACGATAGCAACCGCCATAAGAATAGGAAATCCGGCAAGCTGGGAAGGAGCCGTTAACGCTGCTAAAGAATCGGGCGGATTTATAGATATGGTAACAGATGAAGAGATACTTGAAGCTTACAGGTTAGTAGCGAGAACTGAAGGTATTTTCTGTGAACCAGCTTCTGCAGCGTCAATAGCCGGCGTAATAAAGTCCGTAAGGGAAAAGGGAATGTTTGAGAAAGGCGATGTAATAGTTTGCACTCTTACAGGTCACGGACTTAAAGACCCAGATACCGCCATATCTATGGGTGTTAAACCTGTAACGCTTCCGGCAGACAAAAAGGAAATAATCAAGCATTTAGGGTTCTAA
- the hisZ gene encoding ATP phosphoribosyltransferase regulatory subunit, whose protein sequence is MAITEIPKGFKTLLPDEANKREKILTSMERVIKLWGYNPLFPPTVEFLSTFKAVDEKFEEIAFKVVDRETGKLMAVRPDFTPQVARIVASSFKDEAPPFRFYYKGKVFRDVEGERETYQIGFELIGVNEPEADAEIVSVVVNILENLGLKSFQIDIGNSEFIDGVIEELQIPSPTTFIKLLSSKDISGIELFMEEHHISGERREKILTLLDLYGREETLDKAAQIFQNEQSLSAVKRLKEILEILKSYGFESKVIFDLSERKGMKYHTGITYEVFHPLLGCSLASGGRYDQLLKKFGRDLPATGIAVNVDSLQLLLERKGIFKEEKKDFYIIDLKKERKLAYEIAKALREKGFSVARDIIKRSIEESVKTAFGKGYRYVIVLNRELKTPHHIYLSSEKHFPLDDKNLIESILTAVKEEK, encoded by the coding sequence ATGGCTATAACAGAAATTCCAAAAGGTTTTAAAACGTTATTACCGGATGAGGCAAATAAGAGAGAAAAAATCCTCACCTCCATGGAACGCGTAATAAAACTCTGGGGATACAATCCCCTCTTTCCTCCAACAGTAGAATTTCTTTCCACCTTCAAAGCTGTTGACGAAAAGTTTGAAGAGATAGCCTTCAAAGTTGTTGACAGAGAAACCGGAAAACTGATGGCAGTTCGCCCCGACTTCACCCCGCAGGTTGCCAGAATTGTAGCGTCATCTTTCAAAGATGAAGCTCCTCCCTTTCGCTTTTACTACAAAGGCAAAGTATTCAGAGACGTTGAAGGGGAAAGAGAAACCTACCAGATAGGATTTGAACTCATAGGCGTTAACGAACCGGAAGCCGATGCAGAAATCGTTTCTGTCGTCGTAAATATCTTAGAAAATTTAGGTTTAAAATCGTTTCAGATTGATATAGGAAACTCTGAATTCATAGACGGCGTTATAGAGGAGCTTCAAATCCCCTCTCCCACCACTTTCATAAAACTTCTCTCCTCAAAAGATATCTCAGGTATTGAACTCTTCATGGAAGAACACCACATATCGGGCGAAAGGAGAGAAAAAATCCTCACCCTCCTTGACCTCTACGGCAGAGAAGAAACCCTTGACAAAGCAGCCCAAATCTTCCAGAACGAACAATCCCTATCAGCAGTAAAAAGGTTAAAAGAGATACTTGAAATTCTCAAAAGCTACGGTTTTGAAAGCAAAGTGATTTTTGACCTATCAGAAAGGAAAGGAATGAAATACCACACAGGCATTACCTACGAAGTCTTCCACCCCCTATTAGGTTGCTCTTTAGCTTCAGGTGGAAGGTACGACCAACTACTTAAAAAGTTCGGCAGAGACCTACCTGCAACAGGTATAGCCGTAAACGTTGACTCACTTCAGCTACTTCTTGAAAGAAAGGGAATATTCAAAGAAGAAAAGAAAGACTTTTACATCATAGACCTCAAAAAAGAAAGAAAGTTAGCCTACGAAATAGCAAAAGCCTTAAGAGAGAAAGGATTCTCTGTTGCAAGAGACATAATCAAAAGAAGCATAGAAGAATCTGTTAAAACAGCGTTCGGCAAAGGATACAGATACGTTATCGTCCTGAATAGAGAACTCAAAACCCCTCACCACATCTACCTAAGCTCTGAGAAACACTTCCCCCTTGACGATAAAAACTTAATTGAATCAATACTAACAGCCGTAAAAGAGGAAAAATGA
- a CDS encoding 4Fe-4S binding protein, with protein sequence MNHTKLRSVIQLFFLLLTGWIIYRYYEFVFKGTPRPDAIDVFCPIAGVFDVIMKIKTGITDPYHPAAMVFILASIITTLLIGKVFCSYICIVGTITDYAVAVRKKLLPLKTLSELGEKLKNWRFYPLLDFILRTPKFLILGWFIYTMASFPAQAMIMIAQTSNAAADISLFKWWIDLFKGEHPIAAAIIVTLFVLSIVVPRFWCRYLCPLGALYGIFNLFSLTRIRREECSCQQCRKCDVCSVGLTPSKMKEFNNTECMACLDCKSNCTTDSIKITVLGRNLPPLVHAVLVVVVFLGTIELFKAFGVWHTHMTREMEALLILKSGITPDWVKSLF encoded by the coding sequence ATGAACCATACAAAATTAAGGTCAGTCATCCAGCTCTTCTTCCTGCTATTAACCGGTTGGATAATCTACAGATATTACGAATTCGTATTCAAGGGAACGCCCCGCCCCGACGCCATAGACGTTTTTTGCCCCATAGCAGGAGTGTTTGACGTAATAATGAAGATAAAAACGGGCATCACAGACCCTTACCACCCGGCGGCAATGGTATTCATCTTAGCATCAATAATCACAACCCTCCTCATAGGAAAGGTATTCTGTTCGTATATATGCATAGTAGGAACGATTACCGACTACGCCGTAGCTGTAAGGAAAAAACTTCTGCCCCTGAAAACGCTTTCAGAGTTAGGAGAAAAACTGAAAAACTGGCGCTTCTATCCATTGTTAGATTTCATACTCAGAACGCCCAAGTTCCTGATTTTAGGCTGGTTTATATACACGATGGCTTCCTTTCCCGCTCAGGCAATGATTATGATAGCCCAAACGTCAAACGCTGCAGCCGACATATCCCTTTTTAAGTGGTGGATTGACCTCTTTAAAGGAGAACACCCGATAGCTGCTGCAATAATCGTTACTCTGTTTGTTCTATCCATCGTAGTACCAAGGTTTTGGTGCAGATATCTCTGCCCGTTAGGAGCGCTCTACGGAATTTTCAACCTGTTTTCTCTGACACGAATAAGAAGAGAAGAGTGCAGCTGTCAACAGTGCAGAAAGTGTGACGTTTGCTCGGTAGGATTAACCCCTTCAAAGATGAAAGAGTTCAACAACACAGAATGTATGGCTTGTCTTGATTGTAAATCAAACTGCACTACAGATTCAATAAAAATAACGGTTTTGGGTAGAAATCTACCACCGCTTGTTCACGCAGTTTTAGTCGTTGTAGTGTTTTTAGGAACGATAGAACTGTTTAAAGCGTTCGGAGTATGGCATACACATATGACAAGAGAGATGGAAGCCCTCCTGATTTTAAAAAGCGGAATTACTCCCGATTGGGTTAAGAGTTTATTCTAA
- a CDS encoding RelA/SpoT family protein, with product MRTCEEIIGKIKEYRTNFEEEQVRKAYEFAKKKHEGQFRKSGEPYFSHPAEVAYILAELKMDIPTIVAGLLHDTVEDTDATIEEIEREFGKEVAFIVKGVTKLEDYSFQSKEEKDAEAFRNLLISLAEDIRVLIVKLADRLHNMRTMDTMPRESQVRNARETLTIYAPLANRLGMYRLKNELEDLSLKYLDPDAYRDIEKKVKDKKKKLLPYFEDVINTVKRKLEESGISCDIQWRFKHIYGIYRKMIIKNIPFEEVYDVAGIRIITDTVGNCYQVLGIVHSLWKPVPGRFKDYIATPKPNMYQSLHTTVVGPKGQFIEFQIRTWEMHQVAEMGIAAHWKYKEGGGTLTEAEKERFIWLRNLLEWVKEEKNPHDFLDSVRKDLYSEEVYVFTPKGDLKTLPVGSTPVDFAYAIHTSIGHRCKAAKVNGKLVPLNYVLESGDRVEIITGNEEKPSRDWLEFVKTSKAKNAIKNFLRKQENERAKKLGETLLDKNIRKLSEKSLSSLLEELEKSGELKEIISSLGHSTVESLLIDVGYFKLNPEKVARRLLKLPVETEKKKKKSRSREKVKGIKVDGIDNVMVTLASCCHPLPGDKVVGVVSSGKGIVIHTKNCVVVRQIMESSPGKIVQVEFLPGDRTYNAKLRVSVEDKPGMLASVSSVIAKLKINIVSSMSRSISGRGVLDFIVQVKSRDELQEIIRAIKQVKGVISVKRIYREKPVTVRN from the coding sequence ATGAGAACTTGCGAAGAAATTATAGGAAAGATTAAAGAATACCGAACAAACTTTGAAGAGGAACAGGTCAGGAAAGCTTACGAGTTTGCCAAAAAGAAACATGAGGGGCAATTTAGAAAGTCTGGAGAGCCTTACTTTTCGCATCCAGCGGAAGTGGCTTACATATTGGCTGAACTTAAAATGGATATCCCTACCATTGTAGCCGGGCTTCTACACGATACGGTTGAGGATACAGATGCAACAATAGAGGAAATAGAAAGGGAGTTTGGCAAAGAGGTTGCCTTTATCGTAAAAGGCGTAACGAAGTTGGAGGATTATAGCTTTCAGAGTAAAGAAGAGAAAGATGCGGAGGCTTTTAGGAACCTGTTAATATCTTTGGCTGAGGATATTAGAGTTCTCATTGTTAAATTAGCCGATAGGCTTCACAATATGAGAACTATGGATACTATGCCGAGAGAAAGTCAGGTAAGGAATGCGAGGGAAACGTTAACCATTTACGCTCCTTTAGCAAATAGATTGGGTATGTACAGGCTAAAGAACGAACTTGAGGATTTATCCCTTAAGTATCTTGACCCTGATGCTTATAGAGATATTGAAAAAAAGGTTAAAGATAAAAAGAAGAAGTTACTGCCCTACTTTGAAGATGTTATTAACACAGTCAAGAGAAAGCTTGAGGAGAGTGGTATTTCTTGCGATATCCAGTGGCGGTTTAAGCACATCTACGGCATTTATAGAAAGATGATTATTAAAAACATTCCTTTTGAAGAGGTTTATGACGTTGCAGGTATAAGGATAATAACGGACACTGTAGGTAATTGCTATCAGGTTTTGGGAATAGTTCACAGCCTTTGGAAACCTGTTCCCGGAAGATTTAAGGATTACATAGCTACTCCCAAACCAAACATGTATCAGTCCCTTCACACTACGGTTGTAGGTCCTAAAGGGCAGTTTATAGAGTTTCAGATAAGAACGTGGGAGATGCATCAGGTTGCCGAAATGGGTATTGCTGCCCACTGGAAGTATAAAGAGGGAGGAGGCACTTTAACAGAAGCAGAAAAAGAAAGGTTTATATGGCTTAGGAACCTGTTAGAGTGGGTTAAAGAGGAAAAAAATCCCCACGACTTCCTTGACTCCGTCCGCAAAGACCTCTACTCAGAGGAAGTGTACGTTTTTACTCCCAAAGGTGACTTAAAAACGCTGCCTGTAGGTTCTACGCCGGTAGATTTCGCCTACGCCATACATACATCTATAGGTCATCGCTGTAAAGCGGCAAAGGTTAACGGTAAGTTGGTTCCTCTCAACTACGTTCTTGAAAGCGGTGATAGGGTTGAGATTATTACTGGAAACGAGGAAAAGCCCAGTAGAGACTGGCTTGAATTTGTAAAGACATCAAAGGCTAAGAACGCCATTAAGAACTTTTTAAGGAAGCAGGAAAATGAAAGAGCTAAAAAGTTGGGAGAAACCCTCCTTGATAAAAATATCAGGAAGCTTTCTGAAAAATCCCTCTCCTCCCTCCTTGAAGAGTTAGAAAAAAGCGGAGAGCTAAAAGAGATTATCTCTTCTTTGGGTCATTCAACCGTAGAATCGCTGCTTATAGATGTAGGTTACTTTAAACTTAATCCAGAAAAGGTTGCGAGGCGTCTCTTAAAGCTTCCTGTAGAAACTGAAAAGAAAAAGAAAAAATCCCGCAGTAGAGAAAAGGTAAAAGGTATAAAGGTTGACGGCATAGACAACGTGATGGTTACACTGGCGTCCTGCTGTCATCCGTTGCCGGGAGACAAAGTTGTGGGAGTTGTCAGTTCAGGTAAGGGGATAGTTATTCACACCAAAAACTGCGTTGTTGTAAGGCAGATAATGGAAAGCTCTCCCGGGAAAATCGTTCAAGTTGAATTCCTGCCCGGTGATAGAACCTACAATGCAAAACTGAGGGTTTCTGTGGAAGATAAACCGGGTATGCTTGCAAGCGTTTCTTCTGTTATAGCGAAGTTGAAAATAAATATCGTATCTTCTATGAGCAGGTCAATTTCAGGTAGAGGAGTTCTGGATTTCATCGTTCAGGTTAAGAGTAGAGACGAACTTCAAGAAATTATAAGGGCTATAAAACAGGTAAAGGGCGTAATTTCTGTGAAGAGGATATATAGAGAAAAACCGGTGACGGTTAGGAATTAA
- the dapB gene encoding 4-hydroxy-tetrahydrodipicolinate reductase: MIKVGVTGAAGRMGNLIAKLVLEDKDLKLVGVTEKKDSSFIGTEFAEGVKFYSSIRDFPEKPDVVIDFTVPQATLGLLKDAEDLRIALVVGTTGFSDEERKRIEEVSEKIPVVFSPNMSLGVNLLFKLVAEVTEVLKDKGYDIEIFEIHHRFKKDAPSGTAVKLAEIIAEKLGKNLDDIAVYGRKGIVGERKPDELGVLSARMGDVVGDHTVFFATLGERLELTHRATSRETFARGAVVAAKWVAGRKPGLYTMFDVLGI, from the coding sequence ATGATTAAGGTTGGCGTTACTGGTGCAGCCGGTAGAATGGGAAATTTAATAGCCAAATTGGTGCTTGAAGATAAGGATTTAAAGCTCGTAGGCGTAACAGAAAAGAAGGATTCTTCTTTTATTGGAACGGAGTTTGCGGAAGGGGTTAAGTTTTACTCTTCTATAAGGGATTTTCCTGAAAAACCTGATGTTGTAATTGACTTTACCGTTCCTCAGGCAACTTTAGGCTTGTTGAAGGATGCTGAGGATTTGAGGATAGCTTTAGTTGTGGGAACTACCGGGTTTTCTGACGAGGAAAGGAAAAGAATAGAAGAAGTTTCTGAGAAAATCCCCGTCGTCTTCTCCCCCAACATGAGTTTAGGTGTTAACCTGCTTTTTAAGTTAGTTGCCGAAGTTACGGAAGTTCTGAAAGACAAGGGATACGATATAGAAATTTTTGAAATACACCACAGGTTTAAGAAAGATGCTCCTTCTGGGACTGCCGTAAAGCTTGCCGAGATAATTGCAGAAAAGTTAGGTAAAAACCTTGACGACATTGCCGTTTACGGCAGAAAGGGAATAGTAGGAGAGAGAAAACCTGATGAGTTAGGCGTTCTTTCTGCAAGAATGGGGGACGTCGTAGGAGACCATACGGTTTTCTTTGCCACTTTAGGTGAAAGGCTTGAGCTTACCCACAGGGCAACGAGCAGAGAAACGTTTGCAAGAGGTGCGGTAGTTGCTGCAAAGTGGGTGGCTGGTAGAAAGCCCGGGCTTTACACGATGTTTGACGTTCTGGGGATTTGA
- a CDS encoding multiheme c-type cytochrome, producing MKLATVAAAGMLSLSLYTTNAAAKYEFTNYSGSGLSSQTVQCLQCHQKATPFVVNDWKRSKHFYNGVGCYECHKSDATNPAAYEHYGFTISTLVTPKQCSTCHPKVAKEYMDSIHAHSGLISQEAEAKAGGNFSVIVLKMLGWSKNKIIPHQNSYGQSTWQDIVNDPCWPYAGVPANLRTPRPTAAAVIKIFANWGCYSCHGTKVSIVKKLPDKVVFDLRTWPMTGAGTINPDGSLGNCAACHPFHSFRLKIVRVGRGACGRCHESEDHPNYEMFGKSMHGAAFLSQCNEWNMDAPAIKAGVDYFAPTCATCHMGAVYKGDKMIYAPTHNPAAICKWKLGMWKLIFVRKAGKPHPALPSVKYPTDGIKNRERAFAMCTQCHTKQWAANCLIGGDLTMGVLDYIRKMAFQVERDLEKAGLHTPLDRKIVRDIGAMAVRPTEIAMFHYAPGYIWWDGIYKVAFEFVEWLETSVAPRLGVDYASKYVSWIKSYEEKVKRYRRRHHIED from the coding sequence ATGAAGCTCGCAACAGTGGCAGCTGCTGGTATGTTATCACTTAGCCTTTATACTACCAATGCAGCTGCTAAGTACGAGTTCACAAACTACTCTGGTTCTGGACTCTCTTCTCAGACAGTTCAGTGTCTTCAGTGTCACCAGAAGGCTACACCTTTTGTAGTGAACGACTGGAAGAGGTCTAAGCACTTCTACAACGGCGTTGGATGTTACGAGTGTCACAAGTCTGACGCTACAAACCCTGCTGCTTACGAGCACTACGGATTCACAATTTCTACGCTCGTAACACCTAAACAGTGTTCTACTTGTCACCCAAAAGTTGCTAAGGAGTACATGGATTCTATCCACGCACACTCCGGTCTTATCTCTCAAGAAGCTGAGGCTAAGGCAGGCGGTAACTTCTCTGTTATCGTTCTTAAGATGTTAGGATGGAGCAAGAACAAGATAATTCCTCATCAGAACAGCTATGGTCAATCCACATGGCAGGACATCGTAAACGACCCATGCTGGCCATACGCTGGTGTTCCTGCAAACTTAAGAACACCAAGACCAACTGCTGCAGCAGTTATCAAGATATTTGCTAACTGGGGATGTTACTCCTGTCACGGAACAAAGGTTAGCATCGTTAAGAAGCTTCCTGACAAGGTTGTATTTGACTTAAGAACATGGCCAATGACAGGTGCTGGAACTATCAACCCAGACGGTTCTCTTGGAAACTGTGCTGCATGTCACCCATTCCACAGCTTCAGACTCAAGATTGTTAGAGTTGGTAGAGGTGCTTGCGGTAGATGTCACGAGTCTGAAGACCATCCAAACTACGAAATGTTTGGAAAGTCCATGCACGGTGCTGCGTTCCTCTCCCAATGTAACGAGTGGAACATGGACGCTCCTGCTATAAAGGCTGGCGTTGACTACTTTGCACCAACTTGTGCTACATGTCACATGGGTGCTGTTTATAAAGGCGACAAGATGATTTACGCTCCAACACACAACCCAGCTGCTATCTGTAAGTGGAAGCTTGGTATGTGGAAGCTCATCTTCGTTAGAAAGGCAGGTAAGCCTCACCCAGCTCTTCCAAGCGTTAAGTACCCAACAGACGGTATCAAGAACAGAGAAAGAGCGTTCGCTATGTGTACACAGTGTCACACCAAGCAGTGGGCTGCTAACTGCTTGATTGGTGGCGACTTAACTATGGGCGTTCTTGACTACATCAGAAAGATGGCATTCCAGGTTGAAAGAGACCTTGAGAAAGCTGGTCTCCATACACCGCTTGACAGAAAGATTGTTAGAGACATCGGTGCTATGGCTGTTAGACCTACAGAGATTGCTATGTTCCACTACGCTCCAGGTTACATCTGGTGGGATGGAATTTACAAGGTTGCATTTGAGTTCGTTGAGTGGCTTGAAACCAGCGTAGCTCCAAGACTCGGCGTTGACTACGCAAGCAAGTACGTAAGCTGGATTAAGAGCTACGAAGAGAAGGTTAAGAGATACCGCAGAAGACACCACATTGAAGACTAA
- a CDS encoding YeiH family protein, translating to MPFSPENRPHTIHGILFVALFATAALYISQCPIFKHLGISPLIIGIVLGMFYANTLRNNLPEPWVPGIVFCTKTLLRAAIILYGFRITFQAIEQVGIAGIVASTLVVATTFLIGYFLGTRVFKLDSDTSILTATGSSICGAAAVLATEPVIKAEPYKSAIAVATVVLFGTIAMFLYPVIYKTGILHFTPEQMGVYIGATVHEVAHVVAAGNAVGPETAKYAVIVKMIRVMLIAPFLIILSFFLSKFRGKGGASKITIPWFAVAFIGVAIFNSFHLLPETLVRYINNVDTFMLTMAMTALGMETSVDKFKGVGMKPIYLAFCLFIWLLFGGYAITKLALYVGSVL from the coding sequence ATGCCTTTTTCACCTGAAAACAGACCTCACACGATTCACGGAATCCTGTTCGTGGCGCTCTTTGCGACAGCGGCACTTTACATTTCTCAATGTCCCATCTTTAAGCACCTTGGTATCAGCCCTTTAATTATCGGTATCGTTTTGGGTATGTTCTACGCCAATACTTTAAGAAATAACCTGCCGGAACCATGGGTACCAGGTATCGTTTTCTGTACTAAAACGCTTCTGAGGGCGGCGATTATCCTTTACGGTTTCCGTATAACGTTTCAGGCTATTGAGCAGGTTGGTATAGCCGGAATAGTTGCAAGTACGTTGGTTGTTGCTACTACGTTTTTAATCGGTTATTTTCTTGGAACGAGAGTTTTTAAGCTTGACTCTGACACATCAATACTGACTGCAACAGGTAGTTCAATCTGCGGCGCTGCTGCTGTTTTGGCAACAGAGCCTGTTATAAAAGCTGAACCTTACAAAAGCGCTATAGCTGTTGCTACTGTTGTTCTTTTCGGAACGATAGCTATGTTTCTCTATCCTGTAATCTATAAAACAGGAATTCTTCACTTTACACCTGAGCAGATGGGCGTTTACATAGGCGCAACAGTTCACGAGGTTGCTCACGTTGTTGCAGCAGGTAATGCAGTTGGACCTGAAACTGCCAAATATGCGGTAATTGTAAAGATGATAAGGGTTATGCTTATCGCTCCGTTCCTCATCATTCTCAGCTTCTTCCTCTCTAAGTTCAGAGGAAAGGGTGGAGCTTCTAAAATAACTATTCCTTGGTTCGCCGTAGCGTTTATAGGAGTTGCTATTTTCAACTCTTTCCACCTTTTACCAGAAACTTTGGTGAGGTACATCAACAACGTTGATACGTTTATGCTTACTATGGCTATGACCGCGTTAGGAATGGAAACGAGCGTTGATAAATTTAAAGGCGTTGGAATGAAGCCTATCTACCTTGCGTTCTGTTTGTTCATCTGGTTGCTCTTTGGTGGTTATGCGATTACGAAACTTGCTCTCTATGTAGGTAGCGTTTTATAA